One genomic region from Streptomyces sp. NBC_00582 encodes:
- a CDS encoding NlpC/P60 family protein, whose protein sequence is MLRRTGIIGTLIGLIALLLWAPAAVAAPAAPAASGCGVLASGGSAAAERAIAAACAQVDAGTWYTWGGGHGAQPGATYGQVDPTDPASEHDPERRGFDCSGLVRYAYAQAAGSDILNGVASQQYYTVRAAARFTAAEGTAPLLPGDLLAYGTRQDLHHIAIYLGAGKMVEAKQSGTRLMVSDVRLGGDYFGAVRVNTGAVTGHVFQTWGTGVWTKEAPSVRAGRVYAFSDSTTIRVECQKHAEVVTSDGYTNDAWAYLPDYKAWMTNIYIKGPAWLDGVPTCP, encoded by the coding sequence ATGCTACGGCGGACCGGAATCATCGGCACACTCATCGGGCTGATCGCCCTTCTCCTGTGGGCACCCGCGGCCGTCGCCGCGCCGGCCGCCCCGGCGGCAAGCGGCTGCGGAGTCCTCGCCTCCGGCGGCTCCGCCGCCGCCGAGCGCGCGATCGCCGCCGCCTGCGCCCAGGTCGACGCGGGCACCTGGTACACCTGGGGCGGCGGCCACGGCGCCCAGCCCGGCGCCACCTACGGCCAGGTCGACCCCACCGACCCGGCCAGCGAACACGACCCCGAGCGGCGCGGCTTCGACTGCTCGGGCCTGGTCCGGTACGCCTACGCGCAGGCCGCCGGCTCCGACATCCTCAACGGCGTGGCCAGCCAGCAGTACTACACGGTCCGCGCGGCCGCCCGCTTCACCGCCGCCGAGGGCACCGCCCCGCTGCTTCCCGGCGATCTGCTGGCCTACGGCACCCGCCAGGACCTGCACCACATCGCGATCTACCTCGGCGCGGGCAAGATGGTCGAGGCGAAGCAGTCGGGCACGCGCCTGATGGTCAGTGATGTCCGCCTGGGCGGCGACTACTTCGGGGCCGTCCGCGTCAACACCGGTGCGGTCACCGGACACGTCTTCCAGACCTGGGGCACCGGGGTCTGGACGAAGGAGGCACCCTCCGTCCGTGCCGGCCGTGTCTACGCCTTCTCCGACTCCACCACCATCCGCGTCGAGTGCCAGAAGCACGCGGAGGTCGTCACCTCCGACGGCTACACCAACGACGCCTGGGCCTATCTGCCCGACTACAAGGCGTGGATGACGAACATCTACATCAAGGGCCCGGCCTGGCTGGACGGCGTACCCACCTGCCCCTGA
- a CDS encoding sortase — translation MGITHVGIGIGLMAGALALQIPVAAAAEDSGLDIRQGAHGSTVTVSTTACGPDVTYGKGESELAGAFHLFEGDRKGVLTGEFIVPEGSSAGTDTVTVKCPPRIKITDSYQLTARRPDGAVEAGFGPAGNTGPQLALGAALIAAAAAGGTVRMRHRSSVKGN, via the coding sequence GTGGGCATCACACACGTTGGTATCGGTATCGGCCTGATGGCCGGTGCCCTCGCTCTGCAGATTCCGGTCGCCGCCGCCGCCGAAGACTCCGGTCTCGACATCCGGCAGGGCGCCCACGGTTCCACGGTCACCGTCAGCACCACCGCCTGCGGCCCGGACGTGACCTACGGCAAGGGAGAGTCGGAGCTGGCAGGAGCGTTCCATCTCTTCGAAGGCGACAGGAAGGGTGTCCTCACCGGCGAGTTCATCGTGCCGGAAGGATCTTCGGCCGGCACCGACACCGTCACCGTCAAATGCCCGCCGCGGATCAAAATCACGGATTCGTACCAGCTCACCGCACGCCGGCCCGACGGCGCCGTCGAAGCCGGTTTCGGGCCGGCGGGGAACACGGGCCCGCAACTCGCCCTCGGCGCGGCGCTCATCGCCGCGGCCGCGGCCGGAGGGACGGTGAGAATGCGTCACCGCTCGAGCGTGAAGGGGAACTGA
- a CDS encoding class F sortase: MTSRRTTPTPSSSSSFIPSAGLLLWTLVAGAVLVAGALHYEQPPQPSADQAFPPLPGPPAAHHTVLPEDLAVPPLPPADPLRLRIPAINVDAALTKLHLDAKGALKPPPADDPNLAGWYSEGTPPGSAGTAITTGHVDLRTGNHGVFYGLGALTKGNTIEIDRADRRTAVFTIEAIEVHDKTRFPNEKVYGSTGRPELRVITCGGGFTKQTGYQGNVVVYATLTTVI, encoded by the coding sequence ATGACCTCCAGGCGCACCACCCCCACGCCCTCGTCCTCGTCCTCGTTCATTCCTTCAGCCGGACTTCTCCTGTGGACGCTCGTGGCCGGCGCCGTGCTGGTCGCCGGCGCGCTGCACTACGAGCAGCCGCCACAGCCTTCGGCGGACCAGGCCTTCCCTCCCCTGCCCGGCCCCCCAGCCGCCCACCACACCGTCCTCCCGGAAGACCTCGCCGTCCCCCCGCTGCCGCCCGCCGACCCCCTGCGGCTCCGGATCCCCGCCATCAACGTCGACGCCGCTCTCACCAAACTGCACCTCGACGCGAAGGGAGCGCTCAAGCCGCCGCCGGCCGACGACCCCAACCTCGCCGGCTGGTACAGCGAAGGCACACCGCCAGGATCCGCCGGCACGGCCATCACCACCGGCCACGTGGACCTGCGCACCGGCAACCACGGCGTCTTCTACGGACTCGGCGCCCTCACCAAAGGCAACACGATCGAGATCGACCGGGCCGATCGGCGCACGGCCGTCTTCACCATCGAGGCCATCGAGGTCCACGACAAGACCCGTTTCCCGAACGAGAAGGTGTACGGCAGCACCGGACGCCCCGAACTACGCGTCATCACCTGCGGCGGCGGCTTCACCAAGCAGACCGGCTACCAGGGCAACGTCGTCGTGTACGCAACACTCACCACGGTCATCTAG
- a CDS encoding alpha/beta hydrolase: MSSSRPAIDSELAAALQAMPFGPNGVFDLTDIPATREAVRALAETIAATIPDEPTVTADELHVPRADASDVPLLLLRPRNAPGPLPVIVWFHGGGQVLGFAAQDAPWLKQLSAALGCAVAAVDYRLAPETPAPGAAEDGYAAYRWIGDHAADLGLDPTRVGLAGQSGGAGIAAATALLIRARGAATPLFQMLQYPMLDDRNTTDSSLRITDIGIWDRATNLLAWQAILGDRAGTEDVTPYAAASRATDLTGLPPTFIGVGELDVFRDENLDYAARLRADGVPVELHLYPGAYHAFDLFAPQSHLAESFRHARNNYLARHLTKAPAARAAA; encoded by the coding sequence ATGTCCAGCTCCCGCCCCGCGATCGACAGCGAACTCGCCGCAGCACTCCAGGCCATGCCGTTCGGCCCGAACGGTGTCTTCGACCTGACCGACATCCCCGCCACCCGCGAGGCCGTCCGCGCGCTCGCCGAAACCATCGCCGCCACCATCCCCGACGAGCCCACCGTCACCGCCGACGAGCTCCACGTGCCGCGCGCCGACGCCTCCGACGTCCCCCTCCTGCTGCTGCGTCCGCGGAACGCGCCCGGACCGCTGCCGGTCATCGTGTGGTTCCACGGCGGTGGGCAGGTGCTCGGCTTCGCCGCCCAGGACGCACCCTGGCTCAAGCAACTGTCCGCGGCACTCGGCTGCGCCGTCGCCGCCGTCGACTACCGCCTGGCCCCGGAAACCCCCGCGCCCGGCGCCGCCGAGGACGGATACGCCGCCTACCGGTGGATCGGCGACCATGCCGCCGATCTCGGCCTCGACCCCACCCGGGTCGGGCTGGCCGGCCAGAGCGGTGGCGCAGGCATCGCCGCCGCAACCGCCCTTCTGATCCGCGCCCGCGGCGCGGCGACCCCCCTGTTCCAGATGCTGCAGTACCCGATGCTCGACGACCGCAACACGACCGACTCGAGTCTGCGGATCACCGACATCGGCATCTGGGACCGCGCGACCAATCTCCTCGCCTGGCAGGCGATCCTCGGCGACCGCGCCGGCACCGAGGACGTCACGCCCTACGCCGCCGCCTCCCGGGCGACCGACCTCACCGGCCTGCCCCCGACCTTCATCGGCGTCGGTGAACTCGACGTCTTCCGCGACGAGAACCTCGACTACGCGGCGCGGCTGCGCGCCGACGGCGTTCCGGTCGAGCTGCACCTCTACCCCGGCGCCTACCACGCCTTCGACCTGTTCGCCCCGCAGTCCCACCTCGCGGAGAGCTTCCGCCACGCCCGGAACAACTACCTCGCCCGCCACCTCACGAAGGCCCCGGCAGCGCGGGCCGCCGCGTAA
- a CDS encoding SDR family oxidoreductase — translation MRVFVTGASGHVGSAVIPELLRAGHQVVGLARSDRSAAALRSAGAQVHRGDLDDLDGLATAAAAADGVIHLAFKHDAMFAGDFDSAVAADLRAIDALGDALAGTGKPLVATSGTMLLAFAGLEDAATEADVMDAGPRIDAENAVVALAERGVRSSVVRLAPSVHSTLDHNGFIPTLISLARSKGVAAYVGGGANRWPAVHTLDAARLYRLALESAPAGSRLHAVDDQGVPFREITEAIGRGLNLPVTGIPSTQADAHFGFLSGHAAADNPSSSTLTRDLLGWKPVQPGLIDDLAEGHYFEISVTHAA, via the coding sequence ATGCGCGTATTCGTCACCGGAGCATCCGGACACGTCGGCTCCGCCGTGATTCCCGAGCTCCTTCGAGCGGGACACCAGGTCGTCGGCCTGGCCCGCTCGGACCGGTCCGCCGCCGCGCTGAGGTCTGCCGGTGCCCAGGTGCACCGAGGCGATCTCGACGATCTCGACGGACTCGCCACGGCCGCCGCCGCGGCCGACGGCGTCATCCATCTGGCCTTCAAGCATGACGCGATGTTCGCCGGCGACTTCGACAGCGCGGTCGCGGCGGATCTGCGCGCCATCGACGCGCTCGGGGACGCGCTCGCCGGCACCGGCAAGCCTCTGGTTGCCACGTCGGGAACCATGCTGCTCGCCTTCGCCGGGCTTGAGGACGCCGCCACCGAAGCCGACGTGATGGACGCGGGACCGCGGATCGACGCCGAGAACGCGGTGGTCGCACTCGCCGAACGCGGCGTCCGCTCGTCCGTCGTCCGGCTCGCCCCGAGCGTGCACAGCACGCTGGACCACAACGGTTTCATCCCGACCCTGATCTCCCTCGCCCGCTCCAAGGGCGTCGCCGCCTACGTGGGCGGCGGCGCCAACCGCTGGCCCGCCGTGCACACCCTCGACGCGGCACGCCTGTACCGGCTGGCGCTGGAATCCGCCCCGGCGGGGTCACGGCTGCACGCCGTCGACGACCAGGGCGTCCCTTTCCGGGAGATCACCGAGGCCATCGGCCGCGGACTGAACCTGCCGGTGACCGGCATCCCCTCGACGCAGGCCGACGCCCACTTCGGCTTCCTCAGCGGCCACGCCGCGGCCGACAACCCGTCCTCCAGCACGCTGACCCGGGACCTCCTCGGCTGGAAGCCCGTCCAGCCCGGTCTCATCGACGACCTCGCCGAGGGCCATTACTTCGAGATCTCCGTGACCCACGCGGCCTGA
- a CDS encoding TetR family transcriptional regulator, which yields MSRWKPDARGRLEKAALELYNHKGFDATTVAEIATHAGVTERTFYRHFADKREVLFPADNPLTDILGNATATAPDPLPPLEMIAHALTEATPVFEERADLIRQRQTVIAANPELQERELAKLAALASTLTQALRERGLQTTTAALAAEIGIAAFKVAFERWVNDPDRHPLAQHIRQTLDTARHLLSAPEASAGTDDTGPAGQESAA from the coding sequence ATGAGCCGATGGAAACCCGACGCACGAGGCCGCCTGGAGAAGGCGGCGCTGGAGCTCTACAACCACAAGGGCTTCGACGCCACCACCGTCGCGGAGATCGCCACGCACGCCGGAGTCACGGAGCGGACCTTCTACCGGCACTTCGCCGACAAACGGGAAGTCCTCTTCCCGGCCGACAACCCCCTCACCGACATCCTCGGGAACGCCACGGCCACCGCCCCCGACCCGCTCCCGCCGCTCGAGATGATCGCCCACGCCCTGACCGAAGCCACTCCCGTCTTCGAGGAACGCGCGGACCTGATACGGCAACGCCAGACCGTCATCGCCGCCAACCCCGAACTCCAGGAACGCGAACTGGCCAAACTCGCCGCACTCGCCTCCACCCTCACCCAGGCACTGCGCGAACGCGGCCTGCAGACCACCACCGCGGCGCTCGCGGCCGAAATCGGGATCGCCGCCTTCAAGGTCGCCTTCGAACGCTGGGTCAACGACCCCGACCGCCACCCCCTCGCCCAGCACATCCGACAAACCCTGGACACCGCCCGCCACCTCCTCTCTGCCCCCGAAGCCAGCGCCGGCACCGACGACACGGGCCCCGCCGGCCAGGAAAGTGCCGCGTGA
- a CDS encoding SRPBCC family protein, translated as MSGRFEATVEVDRPIAEVFAYLADGRNDPQFSPRVLRIERIPDAPTSVGTIFRSTVKDAGMKTAREFRITSLEAPTRLRWAEVSKNTVTAREGGYDLEPLPDGGTRVRLHNVLEGHGLGKLLVGLALAAARKDADAFGRRIKAAAEAAITPS; from the coding sequence ATGTCAGGACGGTTCGAAGCGACAGTCGAGGTGGACCGGCCCATCGCGGAGGTGTTCGCCTACCTGGCCGACGGCCGCAATGACCCCCAGTTCAGCCCCCGGGTCCTCCGGATCGAGCGCATCCCCGACGCCCCGACCTCCGTGGGCACGATCTTCCGGAGCACGGTCAAGGACGCCGGGATGAAGACCGCCCGCGAGTTCCGCATCACCTCGCTCGAAGCCCCCACGCGGCTCCGGTGGGCCGAAGTCTCGAAGAACACCGTGACGGCGCGCGAAGGCGGCTACGATCTTGAGCCGTTGCCCGACGGCGGCACTCGGGTCCGGCTCCACAACGTCCTGGAGGGCCACGGGCTCGGCAAACTCCTCGTCGGACTGGCACTCGCGGCGGCTCGCAAGGACGCCGACGCGTTCGGCCGACGGATCAAGGCTGCGGCCGAGGCGGCCATCACTCCTTCCTGA
- a CDS encoding aminotransferase class I/II-fold pyridoxal phosphate-dependent enzyme — translation MRFDEFQEFRQRQLRASSSLLDAAETNVYRALAAMRPEPPNDMRTVHRCDLARAWLRRYELPEEWSGHAMVCRGVRHGLGVVFPWLRAVQARLWLPSDVYPVYFELARAAGLAPESYPTLPVPALPASPTDDRPEYLLLANPSKPLGRYLSDAECDAVMAWLRESPHRRLLIDSVYDLGAPFAAGTRRLLDTGRAVLLHSVTKGWLWPRTFGVVLLGPAQADLAEAFRAQPPTPVQLGLADRLLTEHGDVPRQIVEELAARAERLFERLPDDVLGTIPPVSRTCPGNYFFPVDVPAETLRRECGVLAMPVSVFGESTWSGSILTSLADTFGPPSTAAR, via the coding sequence ATGAGGTTCGACGAGTTCCAGGAATTCCGGCAGCGGCAACTCCGTGCTTCCTCGTCGCTTCTGGACGCCGCCGAGACCAACGTGTACCGGGCGCTTGCTGCGATGCGGCCGGAACCGCCGAACGACATGCGCACGGTGCACCGGTGCGATCTCGCCCGTGCCTGGCTGCGGCGCTACGAGTTGCCGGAGGAGTGGTCAGGCCACGCCATGGTCTGTCGAGGGGTCCGGCACGGGCTCGGTGTGGTGTTCCCCTGGCTGCGCGCCGTGCAAGCGCGACTGTGGCTGCCCAGCGACGTGTACCCGGTGTACTTCGAGTTGGCCCGCGCAGCGGGCCTGGCGCCCGAGTCGTACCCGACGCTACCGGTGCCGGCCCTGCCGGCGTCGCCGACGGACGACCGGCCCGAGTACCTGCTGCTCGCCAACCCCAGCAAGCCGCTCGGCCGGTACCTGTCCGATGCCGAGTGCGACGCGGTGATGGCGTGGTTGCGGGAATCACCACACCGCCGCCTGCTGATCGACAGCGTCTACGACCTGGGAGCCCCCTTCGCCGCCGGGACACGGCGCTTGCTGGACACCGGTCGTGCGGTCCTGCTGCATTCGGTCACCAAGGGATGGCTGTGGCCACGCACGTTCGGCGTGGTCCTGCTGGGTCCGGCGCAGGCCGACTTGGCCGAAGCGTTCCGGGCGCAGCCGCCGACACCGGTACAGCTGGGGCTCGCCGACCGTCTGCTGACCGAGCACGGCGACGTCCCCCGGCAGATCGTCGAGGAACTGGCCGCCCGGGCTGAGCGCCTCTTCGAACGGTTGCCGGACGACGTGCTCGGGACGATTCCCCCGGTGAGCCGGACGTGTCCCGGCAACTACTTCTTCCCGGTCGACGTCCCGGCGGAGACGCTCCGGCGCGAGTGCGGCGTGCTCGCCATGCCGGTCAGCGTGTTCGGGGAGAGCACCTGGTCCGGCTCCATCCTGACCAGCCTTGCCGACACGTTCGGCCCGCCATCGACGGCGGCACGATAA
- a CDS encoding radical SAM protein — translation MNHSDRRFHVIVLSNFAKGFDKYAFAYGKAGIPESTYPDRFHLLTRAELGIGIDKARRLLDRLAIPGDRLLVLETLVDPDELVPNVTTGLGMELHEARIRLSAVHELDPAGDEFTLRPTTVEDAMAASLRLHGSALRPYADTRPRSVSLLPVASACQARCSFCFSSASISSDQAPARVPWDAVAHWLERARAAGAERAVITGGGEPTLIPFEQQLRLVSACSAAFPKVVLITNAHTLAKGRHADRAGRLAALGAAGLSVLAVSRHHQDDAVSERLMMLRTPVSSVIDTWRVERDRWPGLRMRLICVLQHGGVADAADIADYLSWAAALGVEEVCFKELYVSTSTESLYYDRAANVWSREHQVSLSVVTRFAEQHGFEPASRLPWGAPVYDGSWDGRPMRIAAYTEPSLLWERTSGIARSWNVMADGRCYASLEDRASEIVPVGATA, via the coding sequence ATGAACCATAGCGACCGGCGCTTCCACGTCATCGTGCTGTCGAACTTCGCGAAGGGCTTCGACAAGTACGCGTTCGCCTACGGCAAGGCGGGGATCCCTGAGAGCACCTACCCCGACCGGTTCCACCTGCTGACCCGGGCGGAGTTGGGCATCGGCATCGACAAGGCGCGACGCCTGCTGGACCGTCTGGCCATTCCGGGTGACCGGCTGCTGGTGCTGGAAACCCTGGTGGACCCCGACGAGTTGGTGCCCAACGTGACGACGGGCCTCGGCATGGAACTGCACGAGGCTCGCATCCGGTTGTCGGCAGTCCACGAGCTCGATCCAGCAGGCGACGAGTTCACTCTGCGTCCGACCACCGTCGAGGACGCGATGGCGGCCTCCCTGCGCCTGCACGGATCGGCACTGCGTCCCTACGCCGACACGCGACCGCGCTCGGTCTCCCTTCTGCCGGTCGCCTCCGCCTGCCAAGCCCGGTGTTCGTTCTGCTTCTCCTCGGCTTCGATCTCCAGCGACCAAGCACCGGCACGGGTCCCGTGGGACGCTGTCGCCCACTGGCTGGAACGCGCCCGAGCGGCAGGTGCCGAGCGTGCGGTGATCACCGGAGGCGGGGAGCCCACGCTCATACCGTTCGAACAGCAGCTGCGCCTGGTGTCCGCCTGCTCGGCGGCCTTCCCGAAGGTCGTCCTGATCACCAACGCGCACACCCTGGCGAAAGGCCGGCACGCTGACCGGGCCGGCCGCCTCGCCGCCCTGGGCGCCGCGGGCCTGAGTGTGCTCGCGGTCTCCCGGCACCATCAGGACGACGCCGTCAGCGAGCGGCTGATGATGCTGCGCACGCCGGTGAGCTCCGTGATCGACACCTGGCGTGTGGAACGTGACCGCTGGCCGGGGCTGCGGATGAGGCTGATCTGCGTGCTCCAGCACGGCGGCGTCGCCGACGCGGCCGACATCGCCGACTACCTTTCCTGGGCCGCGGCTCTCGGTGTCGAGGAAGTCTGCTTCAAAGAGCTCTACGTCTCCACCAGCACCGAGTCGCTCTACTACGACCGCGCCGCCAACGTCTGGAGCCGAGAGCACCAGGTGTCGCTGTCCGTCGTTACCCGGTTCGCCGAGCAGCACGGCTTCGAACCGGCGAGCCGCCTGCCCTGGGGCGCGCCGGTCTACGACGGCAGCTGGGACGGCCGGCCGATGCGGATCGCCGCCTACACCGAACCCAGCCTGCTCTGGGAACGCACCAGCGGGATCGCACGCAGCTGGAACGTCATGGCCGACGGACGCTGCTACGCCTCCCTGGAAGACCGGGCCAGCGAGATCGTGCCGGTAGGAGCGACGGCATGA
- a CDS encoding GNAT family N-acetyltransferase, protein MEIRPTTEKDLDVFVDTVHAAFGRFPETPVEGGGLWWSALETDRCLLALTTDGRPVGTAAAHSFELTLPGGALVPASGVTAVGVLPSHRRRGVLTSMMRHQLAELRARGEFLSVLLASEASIYGRFGYGPATRTQRLTVQRHRAALALPRARPTGDTPATGPDSGSVEVLRRAECGGILEEVYDRYRRAQPGALSRPRRWWALRAGQPPISPAPRHIAVHRDAAGIPDGYASYSIGESGTLTVDETVATDDAVFTALARFALGHDLVSQIVFHHVPPGHPLRWQLADFRAGEVGGDMDWLWVRLLDVPRALTARGWCADGELVLDVEDPFLGEHGRHLLTVREGKADCVPTDREPDLSLDVRDLGSVYLGGTAPSTLVRAGHVRAHHPDAAALADALFRTDRPPHCLHWF, encoded by the coding sequence ATGGAGATCCGTCCCACGACCGAGAAGGACCTCGACGTCTTCGTCGACACGGTCCACGCCGCGTTCGGGCGCTTCCCGGAAACCCCGGTCGAAGGGGGCGGGCTCTGGTGGTCGGCGCTCGAAACGGACCGCTGCCTGCTCGCCCTGACGACGGACGGGCGGCCCGTCGGCACCGCCGCCGCGCACTCCTTCGAGCTCACCCTGCCCGGCGGGGCCCTGGTCCCGGCCTCCGGGGTGACCGCCGTGGGCGTCCTGCCCTCGCACCGGCGCCGGGGCGTGCTCACCTCGATGATGCGGCATCAGCTCGCCGAGCTGCGGGCCCGCGGGGAGTTCCTCTCCGTGCTGCTGGCCTCCGAGGCCTCGATCTACGGCAGGTTCGGCTACGGACCGGCGACCCGCACGCAACGGCTGACGGTGCAGCGCCACCGGGCCGCCCTCGCCCTCCCCCGGGCGCGCCCAACGGGCGACACCCCGGCGACCGGCCCGGACAGCGGTTCGGTCGAGGTGCTGCGTCGCGCCGAGTGCGGCGGGATCCTGGAGGAGGTGTACGACCGGTACCGCCGCGCCCAGCCCGGCGCGCTGTCCCGGCCTCGTCGCTGGTGGGCCCTGCGCGCGGGGCAGCCCCCGATCTCTCCCGCGCCGCGTCACATCGCCGTCCACCGGGACGCCGCCGGCATTCCGGACGGGTACGCCAGCTACTCGATCGGCGAGTCCGGCACCTTGACGGTCGACGAGACCGTCGCGACCGACGACGCCGTCTTCACGGCCCTGGCCCGGTTCGCGCTCGGTCACGACCTGGTCTCCCAGATCGTGTTCCACCACGTCCCGCCCGGGCACCCGCTGCGCTGGCAGCTCGCGGACTTCCGCGCCGGCGAGGTGGGCGGCGACATGGACTGGCTCTGGGTGCGGCTGCTGGACGTCCCGCGTGCGCTGACCGCGCGCGGCTGGTGCGCGGACGGCGAGCTCGTCCTCGACGTCGAGGACCCGTTCCTCGGCGAGCACGGCCGCCACCTGCTGACCGTCCGGGAGGGCAAGGCCGACTGCGTCCCGACGGACCGGGAGCCCGACCTGTCCCTGGACGTGCGTGACCTGGGCTCGGTCTACCTCGGCGGCACCGCCCCGAGCACGCTCGTGCGGGCCGGACACGTCCGGGCCCACCACCCGGACGCGGCCGCCCTCGCCGACGCCCTCTTCCGCACCGACCGCCCCCCGCACTGCCTGCACTGGTTCTGA
- a CDS encoding GAF and ANTAR domain-containing protein yields MALLARKLLDQESVQATLDEIVASAVTLVEGCDAAGILAVRNGRAVTLAASEDTVLECDRLQGDLGEGPCFDLARRTDGERVYRIADLTRPHPTWERFAAAVRTLGVGSMTGLLLYTDHDDFGALNLYARRPGAFGEDVETAGWLLASHAAVALADARTIDQLQHAMETRHAIGEAMGILMERHSLSEDDAFNVLRRISQHHNVKLKDVAQRVRDEHTDPTTP; encoded by the coding sequence ATGGCCCTGCTCGCGCGGAAGCTGCTGGACCAGGAGTCGGTTCAGGCGACCCTGGACGAGATCGTCGCGTCGGCCGTCACGCTGGTGGAGGGCTGTGACGCGGCCGGCATCCTGGCGGTGCGCAACGGCCGGGCCGTCACCCTGGCCGCCAGCGAGGACACCGTTCTGGAGTGCGACCGCCTGCAGGGCGACCTGGGTGAGGGGCCCTGTTTCGATCTGGCCCGCCGTACCGACGGCGAGCGCGTCTACCGCATCGCGGATCTCACCCGGCCGCACCCGACCTGGGAGCGCTTCGCGGCGGCGGTCCGCACCCTGGGCGTCGGCAGCATGACCGGCCTGCTGCTCTACACCGACCACGACGACTTCGGAGCGCTGAATCTGTACGCGCGCCGTCCCGGTGCCTTCGGCGAGGACGTCGAGACCGCCGGCTGGCTGCTGGCCTCCCACGCCGCCGTCGCCCTGGCCGACGCCCGCACCATCGACCAGCTCCAGCACGCGATGGAGACCCGTCACGCCATCGGCGAAGCCATGGGCATCCTCATGGAACGGCACAGCCTGAGCGAAGACGACGCCTTCAACGTGCTGCGGCGCATCTCCCAGCACCACAACGTCAAGCTGAAGGACGTCGCCCAGCGAGTCCGGGACGAACACACGGACCCGACCACTCCGTAA
- a CDS encoding DUF2238 domain-containing protein → MSVHHTFVSPSSDTPPVGGWTRARRTGRRLPAVLAAGVGVALTVSAWGAKDPTTWVLETVWVMIGLPLTLLLRKRFPLSGLLCALLAVHALVLIVGGHYTYAEVPAGDWVRDWFGLERNPYDRFGHLMQGFVPAILVRELLVRTSPLRGSRWLAPLTVCACLAFSAVFEMLEWAAAVTGGQAADAFLATQGDVWDTQWDMFCALIGATCSLLFLSRAHDRSLTRLARTTEPVSSSA, encoded by the coding sequence ATGTCCGTACACCACACCTTCGTCAGCCCGTCCTCGGACACACCGCCGGTCGGCGGGTGGACGCGCGCTCGCCGCACAGGTCGTCGGCTGCCCGCCGTCCTCGCGGCCGGCGTCGGCGTCGCGCTGACGGTGTCGGCCTGGGGTGCCAAGGACCCCACCACCTGGGTGCTGGAGACGGTGTGGGTGATGATCGGTCTGCCGCTGACGCTCCTGCTGCGCAAGCGGTTTCCGCTCAGCGGTCTGCTGTGCGCTCTGCTGGCCGTGCACGCCCTGGTCCTCATCGTGGGCGGGCACTACACCTACGCGGAGGTGCCCGCGGGTGACTGGGTGCGCGACTGGTTCGGACTGGAGCGCAACCCCTACGACCGCTTCGGCCACCTCATGCAGGGATTCGTCCCGGCGATCCTGGTCCGGGAACTCCTCGTGCGCACCTCGCCCTTGCGCGGCAGCCGTTGGCTCGCCCCGCTGACTGTCTGCGCCTGCCTCGCCTTCAGCGCGGTCTTCGAGATGCTGGAGTGGGCGGCGGCCGTGACGGGAGGACAGGCAGCCGACGCGTTCCTCGCCACTCAGGGCGATGTGTGGGACACCCAGTGGGACATGTTCTGCGCGCTGATCGGCGCCACCTGCTCACTGCTGTTCCTCAGCCGCGCACACGACCGCAGCCTCACCCGCCTCGCGCGTACGACCGAGCCTGTCAGCTCCTCGGCTTGA
- a CDS encoding RidA family protein — MATHSAPVPINPASLARPSGYSHGTLSGNTLHLGGQTALDQDMKIVPGGIVEQFRQAFANVLATLAEAGGVPEDLVSVTIFLTDIPDYQAHGREIGEVWRELAGPVYPAMAGIGTTGLWQPEAMIEIMGVAVIPDERLVRPAAS, encoded by the coding sequence ATGGCGACCCACTCGGCCCCCGTTCCGATCAACCCCGCGTCCCTGGCCAGGCCCAGCGGCTACTCGCACGGGACGCTCAGCGGCAACACGCTCCACCTCGGCGGCCAGACGGCCCTCGACCAGGACATGAAGATCGTCCCCGGTGGAATCGTCGAGCAGTTCCGGCAGGCCTTCGCCAACGTCCTCGCCACGCTGGCGGAAGCGGGAGGCGTCCCGGAGGACCTCGTCAGCGTCACGATCTTCCTGACCGACATCCCCGACTACCAGGCCCACGGGAGGGAGATCGGTGAGGTGTGGCGCGAACTCGCGGGCCCGGTGTACCCCGCGATGGCGGGCATCGGCACCACGGGACTGTGGCAGCCCGAGGCCATGATCGAGATCATGGGCGTCGCGGTCATCCCCGATGAACGGCTCGTCAGGCCCGCGGCATCCTGA